The genomic region AGGTGCACCCAAGTGCATCCCAGTCAATGGCTTCTAGGGTCGAGGTATCGGACATGCGAGTAACCACAATCTTAAAAGTATTCGAACAAAGAATCTAATTAGAAGTATAGTGTCGCCGCGGGAAAGCGCAAGGGTATCTGCTAATCAATATTCGAATATATGTTCACCGTGGTGGGCAAAGAAAAACCGCCTCCGGTTGACCCGGAAGCGGCAGGAGCGTCGCTGGTTAGTTTTCCAGTGAAGCTGTGGAGAATGGCTTCACGCGCAGGTGCTCAACGCGGGAAGGCTCGATATTCATGGCACGCAGCTCGGCATCGGAAAGCGTTGCGTAATCGCCGCCCAAGGTCTTCTGCTCGTAGGTCCAGTCTGGCTCTACGTGGCCTTCAGGCTTGTTGTGGCCGGTCAAGGTGCGCACCTGAGAAAGCTTTGGCTGGAAAGCGTGAATCAGCAAACCGATAGCAATCAGGATGGCGAAGGCGAATAGCCAAATGGTCTCAACGTGGCCCTGGTGGTTACCGAAGTTGAAACCTAGCAAGGTCAATACCGTGACCCAACCGGCGATCTGGGTGCCGGTGCGTGGGGTGCGGGACCATCCGAAGCCAGCAGAAGGAACGTCACTGGTGGACACGCCGTCGTATACCTCTGGCGCCTTGTTGTGAGAAGACACGTGCTCTCCTTATTTCTGTCAAAGCCACAATTCTTCCCATCATCTTAGTCCATCCCTGGTGTGATTGCGGTAATCCACCCCCGTAAATCATTTGCCGTTGACTAAGGTGGGGTGAGTGAAACGTATTCTGATTCTTGGCTCAACAGGTTCAATTGGCACCCAGGCGCTCGAGGTGATTGCGGATAATCGCGATAAATTCGAGGTCGTTGGCATCGCCGCAGGTGGAGCAAACCCTGACCTCGTCGTGGAGCAAGCTCGCACATTTAACCTTTCGGCGGACCGTGTGGCAGTAGCTAATACCCAGGCAGCAGCCAAGGTTGCTGATGCTTTGGGTGGGGCAGTGGTCTCGAGCGCTGCTCAGCTGGTTCGAGAGGTCGAGGCAGATACCGTTCTTAACGCGCTGGTCGGGTCGATGGGGTTGGAGGCCACGTTGGCCACCATTGAGGCGGGGGAGATTTTGGCTTTGGCCAATAAGGAGTCACTGGTTGCAGGTGGTTCCATCGTCATGGACAAGGTCAAGCCGGGGCAATTGATTCCAGTGGATTCAGAGCACTCTGCCATGGCGCAGTGTCTTCGCTCCGGGGAGCGAGGGGAGCTGGCACGCTTGGTGCTGACTGCCTCCGGTGGGCCTTTTCGCGGTTGGACCCGGGAGCAGATGTGGGAGGTCACCCCGGAGCAGGCTGCTGCGCACCCGACATGGTCGATGGGGCAGATGAATACTTTGAACTCCGCAACGTTGGTCAATAAAGGCCTCGAGCTCATTGAGGCGACGTTGCTCTTTGACATTGAAGCAGAGCTTATCGATGTCTCCGTACACCCCCAATCCATCATTCACTCGATGGCAACTTTTAAAGATGGATCAACAATTGCTCAGGCGTCTCCTCCTTCGATGAAGTTGCCTATTTCGCTCGCCTTGAACTGGCCATACCGCGTTCCTGATGCGCAGCCGGCGTTGGACTTTACGCAGTCGATGCAGTGGCAATTTGAGCCGGTGGGCGAAGCTTTCTCCGCCGTGCAATTGGCGGCGGACGTGGCGGGTAAAGGCTCTTTGCCGGCGGTGTATAACGCCGTGAATGAAGAAGCTGCCGAGGCGTTTTTAGAGGGGAAGATCAAGTTCCCGCAAATCGTCGATTGCATCACAGAAGTCTTGGATTCAGCTTCTGAGTTTGCTGGTGTACCCTCAAGCGTCGACGATGTGCTTGCGGTGGAAGCTGAAGCGCGTCAGCGGGCGCAGAAGATTTTGTCCGCGTGGTCATCCCGCTAATTTCTTAATAGAAGGCTTAACTAATGGCGAATCTCTTGGGCATCGTGCTCTTTGCCCTCGGCATCTGTCTCACAGTCGCACTGCACGAGGCGGGCCATATGTTTACCGCGCGTGCTTTTGGCATGCGTGTGCGCCGGTTTTTCATTGGCTTCGGACCCACCTTGTGGAGTGTTCGCAAAAACAAAACCGAGTACGGTGTCGCGGCTCTGCCCCTAGGTGGCTTTTGCGATATCGCCGGCATGAGCTCCCAGGATGAGTTCATCACGGAAGAAGAACGCCCGTACTTGATGTACAAAAAGCCATGGTGGCAGCGCGTCATCGTGCTCTCCGGTGGCGTGGCAGTCAACCTGATTCTGGGGTTTTTAATCCTCTTTGTCGTCGCACAAACCTCTGGTTTAGCTAATCCCAACGCGGATGTTCGTCCAGTCGTGGACGAAGTTACGTGCTCCGCAGACCAGTTAGACAATGGTGAATTGGCCGAGTGCTCCGGTACCGGACCAGGTGGCGAGGCCGGCATTGAGCCAGGGGATAGGATTCTCAACTTCAATGGTGAACCCGTCGAAACCTTCCAACAACTCCGTGAGGAAGTGCTGGTTCGCCCGGGCGAGACCGTGGATATTGAAGTCGAACGTGGCAATAGTGTGCTGGAATTTCCAGTAACCCTGGATACCGTTGAGCGCCTTGTAGACGGTGAGATGGTTGAGGCTGGATCTATTGGTTTGGTGCAGCGGCCACTAGATATCATCGAAAAGCATAGCTTTGTCGGCGCTATCCCTGCGACCTGGAATTATTCCATGTACATGCTCAATGCGACCGTGCATGGAATTGCTGAATTTCCCTCGAAGATTCCAGGAGTTGTTGCTTCCATCTTCGGCGCAGAGCGTGACGTAGAAGGGCCGATGTCTGTCGTTGGCGCATCGCGAGTCGGCGGCGAGCTTGTGGAAGCGAACCTGTGGGCGGCCTTTTTCACGATGCTGGCTTCGCTGAACTATTTCTTGGCGTTGTTTAATCTCATACCGCTGCCGCCGTTTGACGGAGGTCATATCGCAGTGGTGCTGTATGAGAAGATTCGTGATTTCTTCCGGAAAATCCGTGGAAAATCACCAGCTGGTCCCGCAGACTATACGAAACTCATGCCAATAACCTATGTAATTGCTGCGGCTTTGATGTCTGTGGCTGCGGTGATTATCGTGGCAGACTTCGTCAATCCCATTAAATTGCTCGGCTAGAAACCGGTGCTAAAGTAGGGGAACAATACCCCATGACAACAAGGAGTGTAAATGTCTATTGGTCTAGGTATCCCAGAGGGCCCTCCACCAACCTTGGCGGAGCGTCGTAAGACTCGTCAACTTTTCGTTGGCGATGTCGGCGTGGGTTCTGACCATCCGATCTCCGTGCAGTCGATGACCACAACGAAGACGCATGACGTCAACTCAACTCTGCAGCAGATTGCGCAATTGGCAACCGCTGGTTGCGATATTGTGCGCGTGGCGTGTCCTCAGACTGCTGACGCAGAGGCGCTTCCAGCGATTGCGAAGAAGTCTCCTATCCCAGTTATTGCCGATATCCACTTCCAGCCGAAGTACATCTTCGCTGCGATCGATGCCGGCTGCGCTGCGGTTCGCGTTAACCCAGGAAATATTAGGGAATTTGATGGCCGCGTCAAGGAAGTCGCGAAGGCTGCCGGCGAGGCTGGCATTCCGATCCGCATTGGCGTCAATGGCGGCTCCTTGGATAAGCGCCTATTAGAAAAGTACGGCAAGGCCACCCCAGAAGCATTGGTGGAATCCGCCATCTGGGAAGCTAGCTTGTTTGAAGAGTACGGCTACGGCGATATTGCGATCTCCGTCAAGCACTCTGACCCCGTGCTGATGGTGGAAGCCTACCGTCAGCTCGCAGAGCAGACTGATTACCCACTGCACCTGGGCGTGACTGAGGCTGGGCCGAAGTTTATGGGCACCATTAAGTCCTCCGTGGCTTTCGGTGCGCTGCTTTCGCAGGGCATTGGCGACACCATTCGTGTGTCCTTGTCCGCGGACCCAGTTGAGGAAATCAAGGTTGGCGACCAAATTCTGCAGTCGATGAACCTGCGTCCACGCAAGCTGGAAATCGTATCCTGCCCATCCTGTGGTCGCGCACAGGTGGATGTGTACAAGTTGGCTGAAGAAGTCACCGCTGGTCTGGACGGCATGGAATTCCCACTGCGCGTGGCTGTTATGGGCTGCGTGGTCAACGGTCCTGGCGAGGCTCGTGACGCCGATTTGGGCGTTGCATCCGGTAACGGTAAAGGCCAGATCTTCGTCAAGGGTGAAGTCATCAAGACGGTTCCTGAGACCAAGATTGTTGAAACCCTCATTGAAGAAGCAATGCGCATCGCTGATGAGCAGGGCCTGGAAGCTGTCGAGGGTGCGAAGGCACAGGTTCGAGTAACTCGCTAAATTTCTGTGTTGGTCAGCCGAAACAGCACCTTTTGCTGCTAGGCTGCTAACTCATGAAACGGTCGGTATCGCTGCTGTGTGCAGTAACAATAGCTGCAGGCACGGTGGTGGCGTGTACCCCCAAGCCGGTTTCAGCCGACCCCACCGTAGATTCCATCATTACTGCGATGGAATCCGGTGAAGCCTTCGGTGAATACTTTGATCAATCCGCCGAAGTCGATGACATTTTTACCTCCACCTACGAAGGTTTGCAGGCGGAAAGCGTCGATGTGGAACTCCACGATATCGACCAAAATGATTCCCGAGCGACCGCCAATTACACCATCACGTGGGATTTGCCGCGTGAGCGAGAATTGTCCTATGACACCTCGATGGTGCTTACCAAAGCCAACGATGAATGGACGGGGCGATGGCAGCCCAGCATGGTGCACCCACAGCTGGGAGCCAATCAACATTTGGAGTTGCGCTCCATTCCTGCCGAGCGCGCTAGCGTGGTTAGCTCAGACGGCGTGGAACTAATGCGCCCTGGGCTGCAGTACCGCGTGGTCGCGGATATGCGTGAAGTTGAAAGCGTGCGCGCCTTTGCAGGCAAAGTAGCTGGCGCTATCGACGAAGCCGGCGGGAAGGCTCCCGACGCAGAAGAGCTTGCCGATGAAATGCGCGAGGTCGACGGCAATTATTCCGTGGGCATTTTTGATGAAAAGGTGGGCAAGAAACTCCAAGCCCGTTTCACCGAGGACCCGCAGGTGCGCATCAATGAAGAACCTGCGTTAGTCGTGCGCGATGAAGGCTTTGCCCGGGATTTGATGTCACGGGTGTCCAACTTGGTCTCTGATGATGTCAATGGCGTCAACGGCTGGTCTATCGATGTCGTCAATGATGAGGGCGCGTCGTTTACTCAAGTAGTAGAGCACGCGCCGGATCCATCGCCAGCTGTGCGCGTGAGCATTGACTATGACGTGCAACGTGCCGCTGAGGAAGCCGTCAACCTTCGGGCAGATTCGCAGACGATGATGATCGCGATTCGTCCGTCCACGGGAGAGATTTTGGCGGTTGCGCAAACGGAAGCCGCAGACCGCGACGGTGATGTGGCGTTAAGCGGGCAGTACCCACCTGGCTCGGTCTTTAAGATTATTACCGCGGCCGCCGGAGTGGACAACCAAGGTCTGACCAGCGATTCGATCGTGCCTTGTCCGGGAACGATGGATATCTTTGGCCGTATCGTGACCAACTACAACGGCTTTTCCAAAGGCAATGTGCCGCTTATCGATGCCTTCGCGAGCTCCTGCAACACCACGTTTGCCGATATGTCCACGCAGTTAGAACCTGGGCAGCTTGCCGATGAGGCCAAGCAGTTCGGCCTGGGCATCGACTATGAGATTCCCGGACTCACGACTATGACCGGTGAAGTGCCCCATGGTGATACTCCACTGGAGCGCACCGAAGCCGGCTATGGCCAGGGGCATGACCTCGCGTCTCCGTTCGGCATGGCTTTAGTGTCTGCAACGGTTGCCAATGGCTCTACTCCGGTGCCGACCTTGGTCTCGACCGAGGAGACCAAAGTGTCCGAGAAAGTTGCCCCGCCGAGTGAGCACGTCATAAACCAAGTACGTGCGATGATGCGCCAGACCGTAACATCAGGTACTGCAGCAGGCATGCAAGCGCAAGGCGAGATCTTTGGCAAGACCGGTGAAGCTGAGATTAATAACGGATCACACGCTTGGTTCACCGGCTATCGCTCTGATGACGATATTGCTTTTGCAACGCTGGTTGTTCTGGGTGGTGGTTCGGAAACCTCGGTATCAATTACTGATTCTTTCTTCCAGAACCTGGATCAGAACCGAGCTGAACCCCAACGCGAATAAGTTCTTTGAGCAGGACTACGATGTAGGACATGACTACTCGTGAAAAGTTGAAGCCTGGCAAGCCCACCCCGGTCCGCAAGGTCCCAGATCATATTGAGCGTCCAGAATATGTTTGGAAAGATACCGTTCAAGAGGCCATGGGGGAGCCGTTTGTTCAGACCCCAGAGACCATTGAGGCGATGCGCGAGGCATCCAAGATTGCTGCTAATGCGCTCAAAGAAGCCGGCGCTGCAGTTGCTCCTGGCGTTACCACCGATGAAGTTGACCGCGTAGCTCATGAGTATATGTGTGATCACGGCGCTTATCCGTCGACGCTCGGCTACCTTGGGTTTACCAAGTCCAGCTGTGTATCGCTCAATGAGATCGTGTGCCACGGCATTCCGGATACCACCGTGATTCAAGACGGAGATATCGTGAATATCGACGTCACGGCTTATAAAAATGGCGTGCACGGCGATACCAACGCCACCTTCTTAGCGGGCAATGTCTCTGAAGAACACCGCTTGCTCGTGGAGCGCACCAAAGAATCCATGATGCGCGGTATTAAAGTAGCCAAGCCAGGACGTGAGATTAACGTTATCGGCCGTGTTATCGAGTCTTATGCGAACCGCTTTGGCTACAACGTCGTCCGCGACTTTACCGGTCACGGTGTCGGCCCCACCTTCCACAATGGTTTGGTGGTTCTGCACTATGATTCCACCGCGTACCGGAATGTTTTAGAGCCAGGCATGACGTTGACTATTGAGCCCATGTTGAACCTCGGCTCTTTGGAATACGATATCTGGTCCGATGATTGGACTGTCCAAAACCGTGACGGAAAATTCACCGCGCAATTTGAGCACACCATCGTTATTACCGAAGACGGCAATGAAATTTTGACGCTGCCGGATTAATTCCGCGCTTGAAATGCACAAAGTCGCAGCCACCACCTGGTGACTGCGACTTTTCTTATCCGGACTTCTTAGAACTGAATGAAGTGTGGGAAGTAGCCGTTGTATACGCCGTAGTTGTATGCAGCGATTGCGCCGCCAACAACGGTGCCGATAGCAGCAACGATGTTGCCATCGCGCCAGAGACGAGCCCAACCTGGGTTGGTGATATCGCCGTTATCTTCCTGGTTGCCCTTTGCGCTGCCTAAGAATTCGGTGCCAGATACGTCTTCACCAGCGTTCATTAGCTCACCGAACTTCGAGGAGAGGGTAGGGAACTGATCAGAGTCATCAGAGGACAGAACCTCTTGGCCACGCTCGGAGGACAGAACGGAAGAGCCCTCAGCGAAGGAAGAGTTGGAGTTTTGGTGATCAGCATCCTGCGCGGAAGCAGCGGTGATACCGGTGAAAGAGACAGCGACTGCGGTAGCGGCAGCAACAGCAGCGGTGCGGAATTTACGCATTAGTGTGAAACCTTTCGAGGAGTGTTTGTTAGAAGCTGCGGTTTACTGACCGAATTGGATGTAGTTAGCCAATGGGCCAACAACTAGTCCAATGATGGAACCGATCGATGCAACGACGGTCAAAGCGTAAAAGCCCTGAGCCCAATCTGGGACGTTGTCGAAGTTCTTGGAGGAGCCGAAGATATCCTGGCCGGTGAACTGGGTGTTCTTATCGTTGCCCTCGCCATGGTCGACAAGACCTGAGTCGGCGATCTTCGAAGACAGGGTTGGAGCGGAATCAGCGGTGCCGGATTCGGAGGACAGCGAAGAGCCTTCCTCGGCAGAAGCGATGGTGGCGCCGCCGAAGGCAACAGCGATTGCGGTTGCACCGGCGATAGCAGCGTTGCGGATACGCATGTGAATTTATCCTTATGAGTCGTACTGGCAGAGTCTCCAATTGAAGACCATTGTGTTATTGGAAATCCAGGGGTTTTCCAGAAACACGCGGACGCCGGGATGCGGCTGTAGCCGGTGTCACAAACGAACTCTAACGAACAACCTCGTTCTTTGCAGAGGTATAGCGTAAAAACCGCGTTTATATTCACGAATTCTGGGGCATGTAGATCATTTGGCGGCACAAAATATCAGCAAAAGTTCAGGTTATTGCCACGTCGGAATAATTGACCGCTCAGGAAAATCGGTAATGTGATTATTCCCACAAGTGGATCAAAAAGCGTCAAATTGTTGCCGGGAGGGAATGTATCTACATTGCAGAGCTGTCGAGCAGCCGTGCAATCTCGCTGTTGCCCTTGTGGGTGATGTGAATGCTGAGGTTGTGGGGTACTCCTGTTTCGATGGCGCCCGCAATGTAACGATCGGAGTTTTTCGCACACATATTGTTGTATTTGGTAGCACCATTGAGGTCGTAGAAATCGACGCCGTTGTCGCGCGCTGCTTGGTACATGTTGCTGTTGATAAACTTCTCGGCGTTATGAACCGTAGCCAGGTAGTCGAGATTAAAGCCCGGCCCGCTGTTATTGATATCCGTTCGCACTGGGCATAGTGCTCCATTCGGGGCCGAGACTGCCGGATAGGAGACCACGGTAATCTTCGCATTCGGGGCCGCCTGCCTAATGCGGTTGATGTTATCGCGCATCCCGCGGGCATAGTCTTCGCCCAGTATCAGGTCGCTGCTGGCGCCCGTGACGGGATTATCCATCATCAAACTAGGTGCGTCATTGGCGCCGAATTGAATCAGAACATTTCCGGTGCTGGCATTGAGTGCATTGGTATCGATCGCATGTCCAACTTGGGAGTACATATTGCTTCGTTGGGACTCGCCACCGGCTTTTGCTGAAGAGCACGCCATATTCACGACGTTGTGCCCAAGGGTTTTAAGCTCATTGCCAATATTTGACTGTCCCTGGGGACATCCCTGCGGTGAGGGGGCGCCTGGTTGTCCTTGGTAGAAGATTTCGCTGGATCCGGGCATCGCCTGCACGCCGCCTACCTGGGCGTAGGTGGGGTTGGCAAAGAAAGAATCGCCGAACATGACGACATTGCTCGCTGGTGCAGCATTGGCATGCGTCGCGGTCAAGGTCAGGGAAGCGAACGTGGCAACAACAGCGCCAAGTATCTTTTTAACTGGGTGCATTATTAACAACGCCTCAAAACAAAATAGGAATTACGTACTTAATCACGTAAAAATAACACATGCCGACGCCTTTGTCGGCATGTGTTAGGTAAAGCTTGGGCGTTTCTCTTATTTCACTTAGTTAAACTCCAGCCCCAGGAGTGCGTTTTCGGTGACCTCAGGCAGGGCTGGGTGAATCCAGTATTGCTTCTGTGCGAAGTCGCGAACATCCATGTCGAAGGCCATGACGGTAATCATCTGCTGAATCAAAGTGGATGCTTGAGGCCCGTAGTAGTGCGCACCGAGGAGTTTGCCGGTGTTCTTGTCGGCAATCAGTTTGCAAATGCCGTCGTTGTCTTCCATCGCCCAGCCATAAGCCACGTCGCCGTAGTTTTGAACCTTGACCGTGATGTCGAGATCCATGCCTCGGGCTTGTTCCTCAGTTAGGCCGACGGTTGCAATCTGCGGGTGGGTAAAGATTGCAGAGGGGACATGATCGTGTGGCATCGGCACCATGTCATCAGGGTTGAGCATGTTGTGACGCACGGCCTTGGTTTCCGCGTTGGCCACGTGCTTGAGCATGTAGGGCGAGGAGACATCGCCAAGCGCCCAGATGCCTTCTGCGGTGGTGCGGCCGTAGTCATCAACCTTGATGCGGCCATCGTTGTGCATGTCAATTCCAGCAGCGTCGAGATTCATCTGGTCACCGTTTGGAATACGGCCGGTGGCGACGAGAATGGCATCGGCGTCTAAGGCTGCGCCATTGTCGAGGGAGACCTTGACGCCGGTGCTGGTATTTTCCAAGTCGTTGACATTGACATGCGTGATGACATTGAAGCGCTCACGAGCCTGCTTGTTAAAGCGTGAGGACAGATCGGTATCCAGCCAGCGCAAAAGGGTCTCGGAGCGGTTGACGATGGTGACGTCGGTGCCAAGTCCGGCGAAGACGTGTGCAAACTCCATGGCAATGAAACCGCCGCCGACGATGACCAGGCTCTTCGGCTGCTCAGGCAGGCGCATGATGGTCTCGTTGGTGTGGTAAGTTGCGCCGGATTCTGCAATAGCTTCCGGGATCTGTGGGCGTGAGCCAGTGGCGATGATGATTTGATCGCCGGTGATTACGTCATCGCCGGTCTTAATGGTTTTGGGGCCAATGAATTCGGCACGCTGATCGTAGACCGTGATGTTGGGGGTTTCATCGCCACGGCGGTAGGCCTCGCCGCCTTCAGCGATCTTATCGATGCGGTTGGTAAAGACGCGATCAACGATGGAGTCCCAGTCCACGTTGGTGACTTCACCAGTAATACCGAGCTTTTGGGAGTGCTCGGTCTGGTGTGCGACATCGGCGGCGTAGACGTACATTTTGGTGGGGATGCAGCCAACATTCATGCAGGTGCCGCCGAATTTATCTTTTTCAATAATCGCGATCGATATATCATCGTGCTCTGGGGTGGGAATGGAGTTGCCCGAGCCGGCGCCGATAATAATCAAGTCGTAATGCGTCATTATTTTCCTTTACTATGCGTCTAAAAGTGTTTAAGACTAATTCTTCACGTGGTGGGTGAGGAACTTAGTGGACACCGCGAATGCTTCCTCACGTGCAGGGCGAAGGGAGAGAAATACGTCATGCCGCGCTCCTAAGATAGTGTACACGTCAACATCTTTTCCGAGGTGAGGTGCCCAATGCTGCGTCTGTTGTACATCTAATACTGCATCGGCAGTATCAGTAGCTGCCGAATAGGGCTGATTTAGATGTGAGCGCGCAGATGTTAACACTAAGGTTGGAACCCCAACATCGATGTTATCGGTGTGGACTAAATGCTGACCATTAAGTACAGCGCGTAACCAGCCCAAATATTTCCGGTGACCCCCGAGTGGCTTGAGGTGCAGGTCGTAGTTCCATTCGCCGTGGTAGTCGGCATGGATGGATTCGCCAAAGGCTTTGAGTCCGCCGCCGGGGATAGCGACGCGAGGCGCTATTTGTCCCAGGACATTGATTATTGGGCGCACCAGGCTGATTTGGAATTGGCTGAAGTTCATCAAATCGAGCCACGGGCTGTCTAGGACGAGCGCTGGAACTTTATCGCTGGATAGTTGATTAAGCCACATGGGAACAATGATGCCGGCGGTGGAGTGCGCGATGGGAACCATGCTCGGGTGGTGCTGTGAGATGACCTCAAGCGCCGCGTCCAGGTCGGGGAAATAGTATTCGAGGTCAGTGACGTAATGCCACAGTTCGCCGTCTTGTCGCGCGCGGCCACATTTGCGCAAGTCGATCGAATAGAAGGCATAGCCTTGCTGGTGGAAATACTCGGCGACGTGGGATTGAAAGAAGTAGTCAGTCATGCCGTGGACCCACAACAGGGCAGGGCGGTCTTCGATACTTTCACCGTTTGGTTGGTATCGAACTAATACGGCGCGGATATCGCCGTCGCCATCTGGGTCTTTGTCCAGGGGAAGGGTGAGGGCTTGAAAGTCTTCGCCCAGGATATCGGGCCGCCACTCGGGTTGTTGCTCCATGAAGACAAATATAACGAATTTAAACTACTGGTGCTGAAGTTAATATCGTGAAGCAATTATTGTGAAATTCGATTTATCGCCCAGGCTGAATCTCCTATTTAGAACCCTAGGGCGTATGGTTATAGGTGATGCGTGCTGTGTGCACGACTATATAATTAATAACTTTTATTCGATGACGAAGAGGTAATGTCTGGTGTCCCCCGCAAAGAATGCAGGCCAAGCAGTTGATACCGTCGACGTCGCACTAGTTGGTGCTGGCGTCATGAGTGCGACCCTGGGTGCAATGCTCAGGGAATTGGAGCCAAGTTGGACT from Corynebacterium ammoniagenes DSM 20306 harbors:
- the mtr gene encoding mycothione reductase; this encodes MTHYDLIIIGAGSGNSIPTPEHDDISIAIIEKDKFGGTCMNVGCIPTKMYVYAADVAHQTEHSQKLGITGEVTNVDWDSIVDRVFTNRIDKIAEGGEAYRRGDETPNITVYDQRAEFIGPKTIKTGDDVITGDQIIIATGSRPQIPEAIAESGATYHTNETIMRLPEQPKSLVIVGGGFIAMEFAHVFAGLGTDVTIVNRSETLLRWLDTDLSSRFNKQARERFNVITHVNVNDLENTSTGVKVSLDNGAALDADAILVATGRIPNGDQMNLDAAGIDMHNDGRIKVDDYGRTTAEGIWALGDVSSPYMLKHVANAETKAVRHNMLNPDDMVPMPHDHVPSAIFTHPQIATVGLTEEQARGMDLDITVKVQNYGDVAYGWAMEDNDGICKLIADKNTGKLLGAHYYGPQASTLIQQMITVMAFDMDVRDFAQKQYWIHPALPEVTENALLGLEFN
- a CDS encoding SGNH/GDSL hydrolase family protein, whose product is MHPVKKILGAVVATFASLTLTATHANAAPASNVVMFGDSFFANPTYAQVGGVQAMPGSSEIFYQGQPGAPSPQGCPQGQSNIGNELKTLGHNVVNMACSSAKAGGESQRSNMYSQVGHAIDTNALNASTGNVLIQFGANDAPSLMMDNPVTGASSDLILGEDYARGMRDNINRIRQAAPNAKITVVSYPAVSAPNGALCPVRTDINNSGPGFNLDYLATVHNAEKFINSNMYQAARDNGVDFYDLNGATKYNNMCAKNSDRYIAGAIETGVPHNLSIHITHKGNSEIARLLDSSAM
- the ispG gene encoding flavodoxin-dependent (E)-4-hydroxy-3-methylbut-2-enyl-diphosphate synthase, encoding MSIGLGIPEGPPPTLAERRKTRQLFVGDVGVGSDHPISVQSMTTTKTHDVNSTLQQIAQLATAGCDIVRVACPQTADAEALPAIAKKSPIPVIADIHFQPKYIFAAIDAGCAAVRVNPGNIREFDGRVKEVAKAAGEAGIPIRIGVNGGSLDKRLLEKYGKATPEALVESAIWEASLFEEYGYGDIAISVKHSDPVLMVEAYRQLAEQTDYPLHLGVTEAGPKFMGTIKSSVAFGALLSQGIGDTIRVSLSADPVEEIKVGDQILQSMNLRPRKLEIVSCPSCGRAQVDVYKLAEEVTAGLDGMEFPLRVAVMGCVVNGPGEARDADLGVASGNGKGQIFVKGEVIKTVPETKIVETLIEEAMRIADEQGLEAVEGAKAQVRVTR
- the map gene encoding type I methionyl aminopeptidase, translated to MTTREKLKPGKPTPVRKVPDHIERPEYVWKDTVQEAMGEPFVQTPETIEAMREASKIAANALKEAGAAVAPGVTTDEVDRVAHEYMCDHGAYPSTLGYLGFTKSSCVSLNEIVCHGIPDTTVIQDGDIVNIDVTAYKNGVHGDTNATFLAGNVSEEHRLLVERTKESMMRGIKVAKPGREINVIGRVIESYANRFGYNVVRDFTGHGVGPTFHNGLVVLHYDSTAYRNVLEPGMTLTIEPMLNLGSLEYDIWSDDWTVQNRDGKFTAQFEHTIVITEDGNEILTLPD
- a CDS encoding penicillin-binding transpeptidase domain-containing protein; translated protein: MKRSVSLLCAVTIAAGTVVACTPKPVSADPTVDSIITAMESGEAFGEYFDQSAEVDDIFTSTYEGLQAESVDVELHDIDQNDSRATANYTITWDLPRERELSYDTSMVLTKANDEWTGRWQPSMVHPQLGANQHLELRSIPAERASVVSSDGVELMRPGLQYRVVADMREVESVRAFAGKVAGAIDEAGGKAPDAEELADEMREVDGNYSVGIFDEKVGKKLQARFTEDPQVRINEEPALVVRDEGFARDLMSRVSNLVSDDVNGVNGWSIDVVNDEGASFTQVVEHAPDPSPAVRVSIDYDVQRAAEEAVNLRADSQTMMIAIRPSTGEILAVAQTEAADRDGDVALSGQYPPGSVFKIITAAAGVDNQGLTSDSIVPCPGTMDIFGRIVTNYNGFSKGNVPLIDAFASSCNTTFADMSTQLEPGQLADEAKQFGLGIDYEIPGLTTMTGEVPHGDTPLERTEAGYGQGHDLASPFGMALVSATVANGSTPVPTLVSTEETKVSEKVAPPSEHVINQVRAMMRQTVTSGTAAGMQAQGEIFGKTGEAEINNGSHAWFTGYRSDDDIAFATLVVLGGGSETSVSITDSFFQNLDQNRAEPQRE
- a CDS encoding alpha/beta hydrolase; the encoded protein is MEQQPEWRPDILGEDFQALTLPLDKDPDGDGDIRAVLVRYQPNGESIEDRPALLWVHGMTDYFFQSHVAEYFHQQGYAFYSIDLRKCGRARQDGELWHYVTDLEYYFPDLDAALEVISQHHPSMVPIAHSTAGIIVPMWLNQLSSDKVPALVLDSPWLDLMNFSQFQISLVRPIINVLGQIAPRVAIPGGGLKAFGESIHADYHGEWNYDLHLKPLGGHRKYLGWLRAVLNGQHLVHTDNIDVGVPTLVLTSARSHLNQPYSAATDTADAVLDVQQTQHWAPHLGKDVDVYTILGARHDVFLSLRPAREEAFAVSTKFLTHHVKN
- a CDS encoding DUF2631 domain-containing protein, encoding MSSHNKAPEVYDGVSTSDVPSAGFGWSRTPRTGTQIAGWVTVLTLLGFNFGNHQGHVETIWLFAFAILIAIGLLIHAFQPKLSQVRTLTGHNKPEGHVEPDWTYEQKTLGGDYATLSDAELRAMNIEPSRVEHLRVKPFSTASLEN
- the dxr gene encoding 1-deoxy-D-xylulose-5-phosphate reductoisomerase, with product MKRILILGSTGSIGTQALEVIADNRDKFEVVGIAAGGANPDLVVEQARTFNLSADRVAVANTQAAAKVADALGGAVVSSAAQLVREVEADTVLNALVGSMGLEATLATIEAGEILALANKESLVAGGSIVMDKVKPGQLIPVDSEHSAMAQCLRSGERGELARLVLTASGGPFRGWTREQMWEVTPEQAAAHPTWSMGQMNTLNSATLVNKGLELIEATLLFDIEAELIDVSVHPQSIIHSMATFKDGSTIAQASPPSMKLPISLALNWPYRVPDAQPALDFTQSMQWQFEPVGEAFSAVQLAADVAGKGSLPAVYNAVNEEAAEAFLEGKIKFPQIVDCITEVLDSASEFAGVPSSVDDVLAVEAEARQRAQKILSAWSSR
- a CDS encoding M50 family metallopeptidase; the protein is MANLLGIVLFALGICLTVALHEAGHMFTARAFGMRVRRFFIGFGPTLWSVRKNKTEYGVAALPLGGFCDIAGMSSQDEFITEEERPYLMYKKPWWQRVIVLSGGVAVNLILGFLILFVVAQTSGLANPNADVRPVVDEVTCSADQLDNGELAECSGTGPGGEAGIEPGDRILNFNGEPVETFQQLREEVLVRPGETVDIEVERGNSVLEFPVTLDTVERLVDGEMVEAGSIGLVQRPLDIIEKHSFVGAIPATWNYSMYMLNATVHGIAEFPSKIPGVVASIFGAERDVEGPMSVVGASRVGGELVEANLWAAFFTMLASLNYFLALFNLIPLPPFDGGHIAVVLYEKIRDFFRKIRGKSPAGPADYTKLMPITYVIAAALMSVAAVIIVADFVNPIKLLG